From the genome of Capsicum annuum cultivar UCD-10X-F1 chromosome 4, UCD10Xv1.1, whole genome shotgun sequence:
TTGAATTCTGATCTTTTGTAGCATCCCTACAACATCTTTCATGTTTGTCCGTCTTGCTGGAGATTCAGCACAGCAATCTAATGCTACTTTCATGATTGATGCCACACAATCCAACTTCTTCATTACATGATTATCTGTTGGTGGAACCAAGTTGGCATCTGCAACATCTATTACTGCATCAGGAAGTGAATAACTCACCCATTGTTTCAAGCTAAGATCTTCCTCAAACTCACTAGGCTTTCTCCTAGTAAACGTTTCCAGCAACATGATTCCATAACTATAGACATCACATTTAGTAGACACCAATCCATCTTGTCCATACTCTAAAATCAAAGAATTAATTTAAAGACGTAACTTGATAACTAGGTGgaaaaaaagaaaggcaaaagaAATGCTCAAAGCAAAATCAAGAGACGTACCTGGCGCAATATAACCCAAAGTTGCTAAGGTGTTAGTGTATAAATCACTCTCATCTTCACCAAGCAGTTTTGAAATGCCAAAGTCGCTTAGGTGGgcaaccatatcctcatccagcAAGACATTACTAGGCTTCAGATCACAGTGGATCACAGGCGACGAGCACCCATGGTGCAGATATTCCAAAGcacatgccacatctatcatTATGCTTAGCCTCTGCCTGATGTCTAGGAAGTAGTTGTGCGAATACAAATACTTCTCAAGACTTCCATTAGGCATATACTCGAGAACTAAAGCCTTAAAATAAAGGTTGGAACAGCTAGTAATGACTTTTACGAGATTCCTATGGCGAAGGCCGCGTAGAACTTCACATTCCATATCAAAGCTCTTGAATGCCGCATCTAGTTGCAGATTGAACACTTTAACTGCAATGGCAGTTCCACTTCTGAGAACACCTTTGTAAACAGAGCCGAAACTTCCAGAACCAATCAGGTTACTCTCGCTAAGCGCATCAGTTGCTTGGATCAATTCATAGTATGAAATTCTTTCTCTTGTTATGGCAGACAATGAATCAGCTTGTTGAGGAgctcttttaccttttctataccttatccataaaaaaataaaggtgCTAGGAACAACTACTAGTGCAATTCccagcaaaagaaaaagaactagcaattttttcctatttgatcTGTGCTTTGATGAAGTGGGGCATGGCgggacactaaatcttgaagaacCACACAATGCTTCATTGTAGATGAAAAACTGACCCGAGAGGTTCTTGAAAGGACCTCCCGAGGGTATTACACCATACAATTTGTTgacagaaatattgaaatatttcaagttttgAAGTTTCTCCAAAGACTTGGGAATGATTCCAGATATATTGTTATGAGAAAGgtctaggaattccaaacctaccatGTTGCTCATTGAGTCCGGTATAGATCCTTGTAACTTGTTGTGTTTCAAAGAAAGGTGTGCCAGATTTTGCAATCCTCCAATGTCTCTTggaattctatttgaaaattgatTCATCGATAGATCCATATTTGTTACAGCctttagatttccaatttctGGAGGTAAAGAACCTACCATGTTGTTTGATGATAAGTCAAGAACCACTAGATCATGAAGGTTCCCTAAGCTTGGTGGTATATTGGAACTCAATTTATTGGAACTGAGATGTATCTCCCTAAGGGAAGTAATATTCCCTAAACAATAAGGAAGATATCCTGAAAGTTGATTTTGAGACAAGTAAATATCACCCAAATGCTGCAATTTACATATATGATCTCCAATAAATCCTGTAAGTTTGTTGTTGGTCAAGTCAAAACGCTGAAGGTTTCTCAAGTTGCCAATTGACGTTGAAATCGATCCAACCAAATTGTTTCCAGAAAGTTCTAGGAATAATAAGTTGCTTAAGTTCCCAACTTCATTTGGAATTCGTCCTTGGATTTTACAACTGTTGGCGATAAAATTTCTAAGAGATGTGGAAAGGTTCCACATGGAGACTGGAAGCATGCCAATTAGCGGGTTGAGAGATATATCAAGAAATgttaaatttttgctattggttAAGGAAGTCAGGAAGCTTAATGATGAGTCACTGGTTAAATTGTTTTCCTCTAAATTTAGTAACTGTAAATGAGTCAAATATCCAAGAGAATTGGGAATCAAGCCAGTGAGTTTGTTGCCTGCAAGATCAAGAATAGtaagttttgaacaattggaGATGGAATGAGGAATCGTCCCCACAAGATTTGTTAAGCTGTCTAGATAAAGGTGTTCAATGTTGGATAAGATAGAATCTATGTTTGATGGGAAGCTTCCTGATAGATTATTGAATGAAAGATTAATTATTCTCAGCCCTGATATGTTGAAGATCTCCATATCAAGCGAACCACTAAAACTATTAAACCCAAGATCCAGTTCCTCCAACTCAACGAGATTGCTTATCTCTTTGGGTATTTCACCTGTCAACACACGAGATGAACTCTAGAATTTTAATTGGTTATGGGAGAAGCTGTCAACAAGAACTCAGAAAATTATGTAAGAACTATAAcacttctttttcctatttttattgatCAAAGTCTTAAGAAGGatgtacatattatatattttttctccattaaagttcttaatttaattttctatgaaTTTCTGATTGTGCAGGTTTGTATTTTTAAAAGGACTCAAGTATATAAACTGATACTTTAGTAGAAGTTAGCTAACTACCAACAGGAGTTCAAATTTACTGGTTATTTCTTAAAAACAGattaattttaaacattaaaaGACGCTCTTTATATGATGTTTCTTGTCATGCGCTTGAAGATTTATTTATAATTGTTACATTTAATTACTCATTACATGCATAAATTCATAGAATTTTAATAGTTCTAATGGATCTATAATAATTAACATGTGACACCATTCGAATATAAATGTACCTATAAGCTTATTTCCACTAATCTCTAGATGTTGCATCTTGGTTAAGTTCCCAGTCTCCCGCGGTAAGAATCCTCTAAGATTGTTCAGCGCCAGTGACAAAATTTGCAGCGATGAGATGTTGACTATGGAGATGGGGACAGAGCCAGTAATCTGGTTTCTCTCCATGGTTAACTGTACCAAATTAACAAGATTTCCAATTTCTTGTGGAATTATCCCTGCAATTAAtgtgtaatttattaaaattctgAAGTAATAACATACAATAGTGCTAGTATTCATAAGATGGAACGTACCAGTGAAATGGTTAGTTCCGAGAGCCAATTTCTGCAAGTTCCTCAATCTTCCAATTTCACTATGTATTGGTCCATCAAACTCATTTTTTGATAAAGACAAAATTTGAAGTTGTGAACAATTTGATAAGCTTGTAGGCATATTACCCTGAAGCTTGTTATCAGACAGATAAAGTCCTTTGAGTATTGGGAGACCATTGCATAAACCATTGGGAAGACTTCCTGATAAGCCATTGCCAGTAAATGCAATGAATTCAAtcctagaaatattgaaaattgtaAATGGTATAGAACCCGTAAGTTGATTATATTGCATGGCAAACCAGTTCATGTTGTGAAGAATGCCGATCCCTTCTGGAATGTTTCCTTGAAGTGAATTATAAGATATATCTAAAGCCTCCAACCTTGAGGCATTCAAGAGTGACAGAGGTATAGAGCCTATTAGATTATTACCCCTCAACTTTAATTCTCTAAGGTttccaatcacttttggtatttgGCCCTCTATGGAATTGAAATTCAGATTCAAAGTCTCAAGTGTGGAAACATTAGAAAATGAAGAAGGGATGGAACCAGTGAAACTATTATTTCGAAGGTTTAGTACTTGAAGTTGGTGTAAAAACCCAAACAAAGAGGGAACCTCCCCACTGAAGCTGTTGAAGcttaaatcaacaaacttaagcCGATGCAAGTGTGCCATTTCTTGAGGCAAATTTCCATGGAAATTGTTGCTTCCCaagtcaagagaaacaagaaatgtGAGCTTCCCAAGTTCACGGGGTATTATGCCCGCAAGATTCATGTTGGAAAGATTCAAGAATCTCACTCTGTGGTGACGAGAGCCACAAGTGACTCCAACCCAATGGCAAAGAGACGTATCTGGAGAccaactttcatccaagaagtgAAAGGGGTCCGAAATGATTTTAGATTTCAGGGAAAGAAGAGCTAATTGATCAGTGGAGATATTTGATTGGGTCATGGCTGAACTACTTATAACATAGTACTGAAGCAACAAGAGAAAAGAGGTGAAACAACCAAGTTTCTCCATAATTGCTTATATTGGTAAGAATATGGTTAGTAATGACGTGGTTTTGAGACTTTAAATAGCAAAGAGGTTTCTTTCTCTGTCTGattttaaaatctataaaaatctttttttatgagAATTTACCATACATTAAGTTAAAAAGGAATGGCTTTACTTTATTCATTAATTAAGTCATGTAAAGAAACAATAAAGTAACTTTAGTTTGTTcgggaaagaagactcaaaaaggAGTCTTCCACTAAGTTTTATAACCAAATGTAAGATGCTCATTGGAGGAGCAAGAATGAATTGAAGagattttctttgttattatctTTGTTTAACAACTTAAACAGTACTGACTACAATATCATAATGAATAGGGATATAGTTTTGGCAAACCAAAATTTAACTAGTGTCAGCTATGAGTTCATAGGGATTTATATCTTTTGATatggagtatatatatatatatatatatatatgaaaaaagcTACTAAATAGCAACAACTATTAGGCTTGAACCCATTATTTTGATATTACAATGAATTCAATTTGACTGAACTCATTGGATGTATCTTCCTCATGATGTTCAGGAAGCACCTGGTTCGAGTCTGTTGAGGCGCCATCTGCACCAGCTGTAAGGTTGTTAGAAAGTTAGTTACAAAGAACTTTTGGTGCTGGGTACATAGTTCTATTTGGAGTTTCATTATTTCACGGATTTTGATCTTCCCATAAAATGGTTAGCGACCTCTTTGGGTACATGATTTCGATGTACTAAAACAAAAGTTAGACTGATAAGTGCACTTTCATTTTGATTATTCCTGTTGTTTTGGGTACACAAAATTTGTAAGTTTGTACACTAAACTTCAATACAAGTTCAAGAATGACTATTCAAGAACAACTAGAAGTAtaaacaccttcaacacaagattagaATTGATCTTTCACTAGAAGTATGTTTCtgttaagaaataagatgaaatcgAAATTAAAGCCAAGTCCCCTGAATTCATGGAgtatccttaaggaaataattcccctcaagtatccGAGATTGCGGAGTTTTCCTCCCAAAATAAAATAGCTTACAATCCGATAGTAATGGTACCTCAAACTATCGGATTTTTCAAACTCACTCGACCGGATATGATCACATAGAgtttttagaagacaagaagtgTGTAAGCTGTTAAAAATCATCTGTATACCTGAGGAATACGTCAGGTATTTATAGACATAAGGTGTCCCTTCGGAAAGAAAGCATTGGTTTAGTAAAAAGGCACCTTTTCTGTACAGTCACATTACCTGCGCCCAGCTGTGCTGGAACTGCGCCTGACCTGCAGCCGCAAGTGACATTGTGCAGATTCCAGTAGATTCTGCGCTACACCTATGTCCGCAGGTTGCCAGTGCGTGTACAAATCACTTTTTTGCACGAAACAGTGTTCCTCTTACCTAGAAGGTTCGCATACCTTTAAGGTGCACGTGGTACATGCGTTTTCATGGCGTCCGAAATGGGAGAAAAATATTCTATTGGATTCTTTGGATTAAATTTCACTTGTTATTTaagtatcaaataaaatttatctaaaaatttgatCTCATCGATCCTTTGACAGATCCGAAGCCGAAGCCAAAGCTGAGAGAGCGAAGATGATGACGGCACGAGGAACCtctttgttcttgcctcactatccaagtGGAaatgtgtttctcaatataaataaatgaaagtttctttctccca
Proteins encoded in this window:
- the LOC107869150 gene encoding probable LRR receptor-like serine/threonine-protein kinase At3g47570, which produces MEKLGCFTSFLLLLQYYVISSSAMTQSNISTDQLALLSLKSKIISDPFHFLDESWSPDTSLCHWVGVTCGSRHHRVRFLNLSNMNLAGIIPRELGKLTFLVSLDLGSNNFHGNLPQEMAHLHRLKFVDLSFNSFSGEVPSLFGFLHQLQVLNLRNNSFTGSIPSSFSNVSTLETLNLNFNSIEGQIPKVIGNLRELKLRGNNLIGSIPLSLLNASRLEALDISYNSLQGNIPEGIGILHNMNWFAMQYNQLTGSIPFTIFNISRIEFIAFTGNGLSGSLPNGLCNGLPILKGLYLSDNKLQGNMPTSLSNCSQLQILSLSKNEFDGPIHSEIGRLRNLQKLALGTNHFTGIIPQEIGNLVNLVQLTMERNQITGSVPISIVNISSLQILSLALNNLRGFLPRETGNLTKMQHLEISGNKLIGEIPKEISNLVELEELDLGFNSFSGSLDMEIFNISGLRIINLSFNNLSGSFPSNIDSILSNIEHLYLDSLTNLVGTIPHSISNCSKLTILDLAGNKLTGLIPNSLGYLTHLQLLNLEENNLTSDSSLSFLTSLTNSKNLTFLDISLNPLIGMLPVSMWNLSTSLRNFIANSCKIQGRIPNEVGNLSNLLFLELSGNNLVGSISTSIGNLRNLQRFDLTNNKLTGFIGDHICKLQHLGDIYLSQNQLSGYLPYCLGNITSLREIHLSSNKLSSNIPPSLGNLHDLVVLDLSSNNMVGSLPPEIGNLKAVTNMDLSMNQFSNRIPRDIGGLQNLAHLSLKHNKLQGSIPDSMSNMVGLEFLDLSHNNISGIIPKSLEKLQNLKYFNISVNKLYGVIPSGGPFKNLSGQFFIYNEALCGSSRFSVPPCPTSSKHRSNRKKLLVLFLLLGIALVVVPSTFIFLWIRYRKGKRAPQQADSLSAITRERISYYELIQATDALSESNLIGSGSFGSVYKGVLRSGTAIAVKVFNLQLDAAFKSFDMECEVLRGLRHRNLVKVITSCSNLYFKALVLEYMPNGSLEKYLYSHNYFLDIRQRLSIMIDVACALEYLHHGCSSPVIHCDLKPSNVLLDEDMVAHLSDFGISKLLGEDESDLYTNTLATLGYIAPEYGQDGLVSTKCDVYSYGIMLLETFTRRKPSEFEEDLSLKQWVSYSLPDAVIDVADANLVPPTDNHVMKKLDCVASIMKVALDCCAESPARRTNMKDVVGMLQKIRIQLLAC